Proteins co-encoded in one Gemmatimonadota bacterium genomic window:
- a CDS encoding zf-HC2 domain-containing protein: MHLEDGKVQALLHGELAPEEERQAREHTASCTACARRIAYAEAEERTAFAALEALDTAAAPVSADDLISMASAHRPAPAGPAGPSPGRRRVAWRVAAGAVLAVAASGALYALPGSPLRGLLDRLLKGDDGVGVEESAPDGASGVAVSVGESFTISFEGARAGDTVRVEFGAGDALSVMSSGPAAFRSGRDRLDVTADAPTSYRVEIPRGAALVRIQRDGLTLIEARSGTLDPSPATEAPGTWVIPLKPSP, from the coding sequence ATGCACCTTGAGGACGGAAAGGTTCAGGCGTTGCTGCACGGCGAGCTGGCGCCCGAGGAGGAGCGGCAGGCGCGCGAGCACACGGCGAGTTGCACCGCCTGTGCTCGCAGGATCGCGTACGCCGAGGCGGAGGAGAGGACGGCCTTCGCCGCGCTCGAGGCGCTGGACACAGCCGCCGCGCCTGTGAGCGCCGACGACTTGATCAGTATGGCCTCGGCGCACCGGCCAGCCCCCGCTGGCCCGGCGGGGCCCAGCCCCGGGCGCCGCCGCGTGGCCTGGCGGGTCGCCGCCGGCGCGGTCCTGGCGGTGGCGGCATCGGGCGCGCTCTACGCGCTGCCCGGCTCGCCGCTGCGCGGGTTGCTCGACCGCTTGCTGAAGGGGGACGACGGGGTCGGGGTGGAGGAAAGTGCCCCGGACGGAGCATCCGGAGTGGCCGTGAGCGTGGGCGAGTCGTTCACGATCTCTTTCGAAGGCGCCCGCGCGGGCGACACCGTTCGGGTCGAATTCGGCGCGGGCGACGCGCTCTCGGTCATGTCCAGCGGCCCGGCCGCGTTCCGCTCGGGCAGAGACAGGCTCGACGTCACGGCGGACGCACCCACCTCCTACCGGGTCGAGATCCCGCGCGGCGCGGCGCTCGTGCGCATCCAACGCGACGGCCTGACCCTGATCGAGGCGCGCTCGGGGACGCTCGATCCGAGCCCCGCCACCGAGGCACCGGGCACCTGGGTAATACCGCTGAAGCCGTCCCCCTAG
- a CDS encoding DUF971 domain-containing protein, whose translation MTDSATTPGRVEPTEDAARLRIVWKDGHASEYTPRLLRLECRCAGCVEEMTGRALLDPGRIPADIYPLEISYVGNYALRFHWSDGHRTGIYPYELLRTLCPCDVCASPGARTTR comes from the coding sequence ATGACCGACTCAGCCACCACGCCAGGGCGCGTCGAGCCGACCGAGGACGCCGCCCGTCTGCGCATCGTCTGGAAGGACGGCCACGCCTCCGAGTACACGCCGAGACTGCTTCGCCTGGAGTGCCGGTGCGCCGGCTGCGTGGAGGAGATGACCGGGCGGGCGCTGCTGGATCCGGGTCGGATCCCGGCCGACATCTATCCGCTGGAGATTTCCTACGTGGGCAACTACGCGCTGCGCTTCCACTGGAGCGACGGGCACCGCACGGGCATCTACCCGTACGAGCTGCTGCGCACCCTCTGTCCGTGTGACGTGTGCGCCAGCCCGGGCGCGAGGACGACGCGGTGA
- a CDS encoding sigma-70 family RNA polymerase sigma factor, which translates to MREDDADFRALFDEHYQRLFRYFQRQAGDAELAADVVQEAFIRLYRRGAPPDDPVAWLITVASNLFRNARGTRSRRLRLLSTERSARALGDPPESPDAKVTGAREAAAVRKALDVLGERDRQILLLRAEGYRYGEIATALALNEASIGTLLARAKRAFRTAYEELHNAP; encoded by the coding sequence GTGAGGGAGGACGATGCTGACTTCCGCGCGCTCTTCGACGAGCACTATCAGCGCCTGTTCCGCTACTTCCAGCGTCAGGCAGGGGACGCCGAGCTCGCGGCGGACGTAGTGCAGGAGGCGTTCATCCGCCTGTACCGGCGAGGCGCGCCTCCGGACGATCCCGTCGCCTGGCTGATCACCGTGGCCTCCAACCTGTTTCGCAACGCGCGCGGCACGCGCTCTCGTCGTCTGCGCCTGCTGAGCACGGAGCGCTCGGCCCGTGCGCTCGGCGACCCGCCCGAGTCGCCCGACGCCAAGGTGACCGGCGCGCGCGAGGCCGCCGCGGTCAGGAAGGCGCTGGACGTCCTGGGCGAGAGGGATCGGCAGATCCTGCTGCTGCGCGCGGAGGGATACCGGTACGGCGAAATCGCGACCGCTCTCGCGCTCAACGAGGCGAGCATCGGCACGCTGCTGGCGCGCGCCAAGCGTGCGTTCAGGACCGCCTATGAGGAGCTGCACAATGCACCTTGA